Proteins found in one uncultured Desulfuromonas sp. genomic segment:
- a CDS encoding DUF58 domain-containing protein: MTLLLGFGAVNTGNNLLYLMVSALLGFMSVSGILGHWNLKKLQIALEPPDEIYDGLETLVRVRLSNERRLLPAFLLDISFADHAGRGHLSVVKKGTHQSVGVPVTFTGRGVHGQHVLIIRSTFPINFFIRRRIIDLDQTLLVFPRPISCRHHQIMEQAQRDGALESPLKGSEGDISRIGNYQGTEPLKMIHWKLTARHDSVKIKELSNLQQPPVEINPLALPGAGLEQQLRCAAFLINDLLRRDHPVGLKLNDHILPPALGQGHKIHLLKELAIYGQD, translated from the coding sequence ATGACCCTGTTGCTCGGCTTCGGTGCGGTGAATACCGGCAACAACCTGCTCTATCTGATGGTTTCGGCCCTGCTCGGATTCATGTCGGTATCGGGGATTCTCGGCCACTGGAATCTGAAAAAGCTTCAGATAGCTCTGGAGCCACCCGATGAAATTTACGACGGTCTGGAAACCCTGGTACGGGTACGCCTGTCGAATGAACGGCGACTGCTACCGGCTTTTTTGCTGGATATCTCTTTTGCTGATCACGCCGGCAGAGGACACCTGTCGGTGGTCAAAAAGGGCACACACCAGAGCGTCGGTGTGCCGGTAACCTTTACCGGCCGTGGCGTCCACGGGCAACACGTTTTGATTATCCGTTCAACCTTCCCCATCAATTTCTTTATCCGGAGACGTATCATCGACCTGGATCAAACCCTGCTGGTGTTTCCCCGGCCAATCTCCTGTCGTCATCATCAGATCATGGAACAGGCACAACGTGACGGGGCCTTGGAGAGTCCATTGAAAGGCAGTGAGGGCGATATCAGTCGCATCGGCAACTATCAGGGCACGGAACCGCTGAAAATGATCCACTGGAAGCTGACGGCGCGTCACGACAGCGTAAAGATCAAGGAACTGTCCAATTTGCAGCAACCGCCGGTGGAGATCAACCCGTTGGCACTGCCCGGTGCCGGGCTGGAGCAGCAACTGCGTTGCGCCGCGTTTCTGATCAACGATCTGTTGCGTCGCGATCACCCGGTGGGACTGAAACTCAACGACCATATCCTGCCTCCGGCTTTGGGCCAAGGCCATAAAATTCACCTACTCAAGGAGCTGGCAATCTATGGTCAGGATTAA
- a CDS encoding MoxR family ATPase: MTEKLAKHAEILNVIDTLASRYLQGKVKALRLAIIALLSDGHLLLEDIPGLGKTTLALALSRALGLSFGRIQCTSDLLPSDITGLSIFDREKNSFRFIEGPIFNHILLADEINRAMPKTQSAMLEAMEERKVTVEGVSYPLPDPFMVIATQNPTEQIGTYPLPESQLDRFLITTGIGYPPAELEKQIIRNGGIREKMLEIEPLLSREDIHLAKQAVQTIHLDDKLVDYLLAIAEATRNHRFISAGISTRGAISMTTAARACAYLDGRDYVIPEDVKEIAGPVGAHRLILRNEHQSLNKREVMVSILNNVPVPMV, from the coding sequence GTGACAGAAAAATTGGCAAAACACGCTGAAATCTTAAACGTCATCGACACACTCGCCAGCCGTTATCTGCAGGGCAAAGTCAAAGCCCTGCGCCTGGCTATAATCGCCCTGCTGTCTGACGGCCATCTGTTGCTGGAGGATATTCCCGGGTTAGGCAAAACCACGCTGGCGCTGGCCCTGTCCCGCGCTCTGGGCCTGTCGTTCGGGCGCATCCAATGTACCAGTGACCTGCTGCCCTCGGACATTACTGGCCTGTCGATCTTTGACCGTGAAAAAAACAGTTTCCGCTTTATTGAGGGGCCGATCTTCAATCACATTCTGCTGGCGGACGAAATCAACCGCGCCATGCCCAAAACCCAGAGTGCCATGCTCGAAGCCATGGAGGAACGCAAAGTCACGGTGGAAGGGGTCAGTTATCCGTTGCCCGACCCGTTTATGGTCATTGCCACCCAGAACCCGACTGAGCAGATTGGCACCTATCCGCTGCCGGAATCGCAGCTGGATCGGTTTCTCATTACCACCGGTATCGGCTACCCGCCTGCGGAGCTGGAAAAACAGATCATCCGCAACGGCGGCATTCGCGAAAAGATGTTGGAGATTGAGCCTCTTCTTTCCCGTGAAGACATCCATCTGGCCAAACAGGCGGTTCAGACCATCCATCTGGATGACAAACTGGTCGATTATCTACTGGCCATTGCCGAAGCAACCCGTAATCATCGCTTTATCAGTGCAGGAATCTCCACGCGCGGTGCCATCAGCATGACCACGGCAGCACGCGCCTGTGCCTACCTTGATGGCCGCGACTATGTAATCCCCGAAGATGTCAAAGAGATTGCCGGACCGGTAGGCGCCCACCGCCTAATTCTGCGCAATGAGCACCAATCCCTGAACAAACGTGAGGTGATGGTATCGATACTCAACAACGTACCCGTTCCTATGGTCTGA
- a CDS encoding YaiI/YqxD family protein produces the protein MTIWVDADACPRVIKEILYRAAQKRQIQLILVANQPLRVPASPHISSRLVGAGFDVADEQIVEWLVEGDLVITADIPLAAAVLKKGGHAINPRGELYDVDTIQERLAMRNMMDELRGVGVETSGPAAFSAADRTAFANQLDRFLARQC, from the coding sequence ATGACCATCTGGGTTGATGCCGATGCTTGTCCGCGGGTGATTAAAGAGATCCTCTATCGTGCGGCACAGAAGCGACAGATTCAACTGATACTGGTGGCAAACCAGCCGTTACGCGTACCCGCCAGTCCGCATATCTCATCGCGGCTGGTCGGGGCCGGTTTTGATGTGGCCGATGAGCAGATTGTGGAATGGCTGGTTGAAGGGGATCTGGTGATTACGGCGGATATTCCCCTGGCGGCTGCCGTGTTGAAAAAGGGCGGACATGCGATCAATCCCCGCGGGGAATTGTACGATGTCGATACCATTCAGGAGCGCCTGGCCATGCGCAATATGATGGATGAGTTGCGTGGTGTTGGTGTTGAGACCAGTGGACCGGCGGCATTCAGTGCGGCGGATCGTACAGCGTTTGCTAATCAGTTGGATCGGTTTCTGGCGCGGCAGTGCTGA
- a CDS encoding TrkA family potassium uptake protein produces the protein MPQKKKFCVIGLGNFGFHVASSLYAQGHEVMAIDSDKEKVQTVKDLCSYAILGDAASKDFLDGQGMSEMDAVIIATGERSHLSTLITLYLKELNVPRILVKAINEDHGRILEKVGASEVIYPEKHMAQRIAHSLSSPNLLEFIPLAEDYSLSETAPPREFIGKTLVDLNLRQRFHVTVIAIKDVISDQFIVAPQPMHTIKDSDVLVLIGKTEDVKKALNS, from the coding sequence ATGCCGCAAAAGAAAAAGTTCTGTGTCATCGGTTTGGGTAATTTTGGTTTTCACGTCGCTTCCAGCCTCTATGCACAGGGCCACGAAGTAATGGCCATCGACTCGGATAAAGAAAAGGTTCAGACCGTGAAAGATCTGTGTTCTTACGCCATTCTCGGTGACGCCGCCAGCAAGGATTTTCTTGATGGACAGGGGATGAGCGAAATGGACGCGGTGATTATTGCTACGGGTGAGCGCTCCCACCTGTCAACGCTGATCACCTTGTATCTCAAAGAGCTCAATGTGCCACGCATCTTGGTCAAGGCGATCAATGAGGACCATGGCCGCATTCTGGAAAAAGTCGGTGCCAGCGAGGTAATCTATCCGGAGAAGCATATGGCGCAGCGCATCGCTCACAGTTTATCGAGTCCCAATCTACTTGAGTTTATTCCTCTGGCAGAGGATTATTCCCTGTCGGAAACAGCTCCGCCACGTGAGTTTATCGGCAAGACACTGGTTGATCTCAACCTGCGCCAACGTTTTCATGTGACGGTGATTGCCATCAAGGATGTGATTTCCGATCAGTTTATTGTCGCTCCTCAGCCAATGCACACCATCAAGGATAGTGATGTACTGGTATTGATTGGTAAGACGGAGGATGTGAAGAAGGCTCTGAATTCATAG
- a CDS encoding TrkH family potassium uptake protein — MSYKSLKSLTPAQALVLYYGVAILAGALLLCTPLAAVGPHLSFLDALFTATSAQCVTGLSVVDTGTRLSGFGQGVVLALIQVGGLGITTFSVYLFIYLRVGVSIRGRWIINETLLPTPVSSWRDLIRSIFLTTLIIETLGALLLSFVFVPDLGLKQGIYSAVFHSISAFCNAGFSLFPDSLIGYRNNPLVNVTIMALIILGGIGFLVIRELADACKPRQNPLQPRRFSLHTKLVILTTVFLIIYGAVTIGWLERHDALAHMSTGEAAWTALFQSVSARTAGFNTIDLDLFRVPTLFLMIFLMFIGASPGSAGGGVKTTCLALLFFLFYNRLKGNPNTNAFGRTIPEDVISRALSLFLLAMIVIGLALFGLLIAQSPDWAHENPREFLGFMFETVSAFGTVGLSMGSTGQLNIASKCIVIALMFIGRVGLLTMAFAIARRTRSTAPRYAEENIMIG, encoded by the coding sequence ATGTCTTACAAATCACTGAAATCACTCACACCAGCCCAGGCACTGGTCCTTTATTATGGAGTCGCCATTCTCGCCGGAGCGCTGCTGCTCTGTACCCCGTTGGCGGCGGTCGGACCTCACCTTTCGTTCCTGGATGCGCTGTTTACAGCAACTTCGGCCCAATGTGTTACCGGTCTGAGTGTCGTCGATACCGGCACCCGGTTATCGGGATTTGGCCAGGGGGTCGTGTTGGCCCTGATTCAGGTGGGCGGTCTGGGCATTACCACCTTTTCCGTGTATCTCTTCATTTATCTGCGCGTCGGCGTCAGTATCCGCGGTCGCTGGATCATCAATGAAACTCTGTTGCCGACACCGGTCAGCTCATGGCGCGACCTGATTCGCAGTATCTTCTTGACCACGTTGATCATCGAAACTTTGGGGGCACTGCTGCTGTCCTTTGTGTTTGTGCCGGATCTCGGCTTGAAACAGGGGATCTACTCTGCCGTTTTTCACTCAATTTCAGCGTTCTGCAATGCCGGTTTTTCGCTGTTTCCCGACAGTCTGATCGGTTACCGCAACAATCCTCTGGTCAATGTAACGATCATGGCATTGATTATTCTTGGCGGTATCGGCTTTCTCGTCATCCGCGAGTTAGCCGACGCCTGCAAACCACGGCAAAACCCGTTGCAGCCACGCCGCTTTTCGCTGCACACCAAGCTGGTGATCTTAACCACAGTGTTTTTGATTATCTATGGTGCCGTCACCATCGGCTGGCTGGAGCGCCATGACGCCCTGGCACACATGTCCACTGGTGAAGCGGCCTGGACGGCGTTATTTCAATCGGTGTCGGCGCGGACCGCCGGTTTCAACACCATTGATCTGGATCTGTTTCGTGTGCCGACATTGTTCCTGATGATCTTCCTGATGTTCATTGGTGCGTCACCGGGTTCGGCAGGCGGCGGTGTTAAAACAACCTGTCTGGCGTTGCTGTTTTTCCTGTTCTACAACCGTTTAAAAGGCAACCCCAACACCAATGCATTTGGCCGCACCATCCCGGAAGACGTTATTTCCAGGGCGCTATCACTGTTTCTGCTGGCCATGATCGTCATCGGCTTGGCGCTGTTCGGCTTGCTGATTGCCCAAAGCCCGGATTGGGCGCATGAAAATCCACGCGAATTTCTTGGCTTTATGTTTGAAACCGTCTCGGCCTTCGGTACGGTTGGCCTATCCATGGGCTCCACGGGCCAACTCAACATCGCCAGCAAGTGCATTGTCATTGCCCTGATGTTTATCGGTCGGGTTGGTCTGTTGACCATGGCGTTTGCCATTGCCAGACGCACCCGGTCGACAGCACCACGTTATGCCGAAGAAAATATCATGATCGGCTAA
- a CDS encoding permease, whose product MRHSLKKSVLSFAAMMPMIFGVVGLVAMLQTLIPPQRLVGFFTGNARVDTLIGTGCGAVAAGNPIVSYLLGGEMLGQGVSLYAVTAFILAWVTLGFIQIPMEVEAFGGRFTLIRNLLAFVGTLAVATLTSWTVGWWQ is encoded by the coding sequence ATGCGCCACAGTTTAAAGAAAAGTGTTCTTTCGTTCGCCGCAATGATGCCGATGATTTTCGGTGTGGTGGGGTTGGTGGCCATGCTGCAGACACTGATTCCACCGCAACGTCTGGTTGGCTTTTTTACCGGCAATGCGAGAGTCGATACGCTGATTGGGACCGGGTGCGGTGCCGTCGCGGCCGGCAATCCCATTGTCAGTTATCTGCTTGGCGGCGAAATGTTGGGCCAGGGGGTCTCACTGTATGCGGTGACCGCCTTTATTCTGGCTTGGGTGACCCTCGGTTTTATTCAGATTCCCATGGAGGTCGAAGCCTTTGGCGGTCGTTTTACCCTGATTCGTAATCTGCTGGCATTTGTGGGCACCCTTGCCGTTGCAACGCTCACCAGTTGGACTGTGGGCTGGTGGCAATGA
- a CDS encoding permease: MTAQNSSFKFKGLRFLSLVAISYVSLAVTHDEQAWQSLQRAGQILAQILPIIALVVVINALINWWLPPKKMVRLFKKHGARRGWVIAMIAGIMSHGPMYLWYPMLSDLRRGGVPEGALVTYFYARAVKVPLLPLMVDYFGLLFTVTLEVYILIAAWLQGLVMQFFNRRYGMVESSCGNDDR; encoded by the coding sequence ATGACTGCACAGAACTCCTCCTTTAAATTCAAAGGACTGCGTTTTTTATCGCTGGTGGCAATCTCCTATGTTTCCCTGGCAGTAACGCATGATGAGCAGGCGTGGCAATCACTGCAGCGTGCCGGGCAGATTCTTGCACAAATTCTACCGATTATTGCTCTGGTGGTAGTCATTAACGCTTTGATCAACTGGTGGCTGCCGCCGAAGAAAATGGTGCGTTTGTTCAAAAAGCACGGAGCGCGGCGCGGTTGGGTGATTGCTATGATTGCGGGGATTATGAGCCATGGGCCCATGTATCTGTGGTATCCGATGTTGTCGGACCTGCGCCGTGGCGGGGTGCCGGAAGGGGCGTTGGTCACGTATTTTTATGCTCGAGCCGTCAAGGTGCCTTTACTGCCGTTGATGGTTGATTATTTCGGCCTGTTGTTCACCGTGACCCTTGAGGTCTACATCCTCATTGCTGCCTGGTTGCAGGGTTTGGTGATGCAGTTTTTTAATCGTCGCTATGGGATGGTTGAATCATCCTGCGGTAATGACGACAGATAG
- a CDS encoding TetR/AcrR family transcriptional regulator: MITEDNQRILPDMTTKQRIIETAVALFNDQGTKAVTTNHIAAAMGISPGNLYYHFRNKEEIIRAIFEQMDLVGMEQYQKIIDKVPAGSLQAMEETFAMIQRFNWQYRFFKRELTALLRNDPQLKEKYITTHRTLLAVVRHSIESSVAQGILKPMSNEELGLFVEEVWLVTLFWINYLEVGGKQVTEAALTRGNSVVRQAVRCRLTEKGLALLENYLSSLPQDDSTIP, from the coding sequence TTGATTACTGAGGACAACCAGCGTATTCTGCCTGATATGACCACCAAACAACGCATTATCGAAACCGCCGTGGCCCTGTTCAACGACCAGGGCACCAAAGCGGTCACCACCAATCATATCGCCGCAGCCATGGGCATCAGTCCCGGAAACCTCTATTACCATTTTCGCAACAAGGAAGAGATTATCCGGGCTATTTTCGAGCAGATGGATCTCGTGGGGATGGAACAATACCAGAAGATCATTGACAAGGTTCCAGCCGGGTCGCTACAGGCGATGGAAGAAACCTTTGCAATGATCCAACGCTTCAACTGGCAATACCGCTTTTTCAAACGGGAACTGACTGCCCTGTTGCGCAATGATCCGCAACTCAAGGAAAAATACATCACGACACACCGTACCCTGCTTGCCGTGGTACGCCATTCCATTGAAAGCAGTGTCGCCCAAGGGATTCTCAAGCCGATGTCAAACGAGGAACTCGGTCTGTTTGTCGAAGAGGTGTGGTTGGTCACGTTGTTCTGGATCAATTATCTGGAAGTGGGAGGAAAACAAGTCACCGAGGCCGCTCTGACGCGGGGCAACAGTGTCGTTCGTCAGGCAGTTCGCTGTCGTCTGACGGAAAAAGGGCTTGCCTTGCTGGAAAACTATCTGTCGTCATTACCGCAGGATGATTCAACCATCCCATAG
- a CDS encoding cold-shock protein: MAEGTVKWFNDTKGFGFIEQDNGPDVFVHFSAIQSDGFKSLAEGDRVTFDVTEGQKGPQSANVRKI; this comes from the coding sequence ATGGCAGAAGGTACAGTAAAATGGTTTAACGACACTAAGGGTTTTGGTTTTATCGAGCAGGATAACGGCCCTGACGTATTCGTCCATTTCTCAGCAATTCAAAGCGACGGCTTCAAGTCTCTGGCTGAGGGCGACCGCGTAACTTTCGACGTGACCGAAGGTCAAAAAGGTCCCCAATCGGCGAACGTGCGCAAAATCTAA
- a CDS encoding MFS transporter, protein MIKRFENAPFNHANIRLFIAFRVFYNARFYYPVFTILFLDFGLTLEQFTLLNVVWAMTIVLLEVPSGALADLFGRRRLLIATSLLMIAELSLISFAPSTQPEWIFYLFLANRLLSGASEAMGSGADEALAYDTLVAAGQKDLWPKVLDVQLKVQQIGFIVAMTLGALVYDPELLNRIAGWIGINGELTLRNTMRYPLLLTLGSALVTLVLTLKMTEPPNTDQPEQQGFFATAFATTQLIIDSAKWIWHTPFALGIILFTMLFDHIIRMLLTLNSQYYRMIDIPEALFGVIGSSMSVMAYFIPPLAVYAASRFRPVVNLSWMSVLMMIGCATFALFIPWYGVLPMALVFVVFMFNMFFGSHYLNQVTPSHMRATVLSFRGLSFNLAYAGISLAYTGAYAWFKQRAPSTLDEAQLERHTFMVTSEQFVWYFVMLLIVLIGVVFIAQRTARHRNNNPQSS, encoded by the coding sequence ATGATCAAACGTTTTGAAAACGCGCCGTTTAACCACGCCAATATCCGGTTGTTTATCGCCTTCCGGGTGTTTTACAACGCGCGGTTTTACTATCCCGTTTTCACCATTCTATTTCTCGACTTTGGCCTGACTCTTGAGCAGTTCACCCTGCTCAACGTGGTGTGGGCCATGACCATCGTGCTGTTGGAAGTACCTTCCGGCGCGTTGGCAGACCTGTTCGGTCGCCGCCGTCTGCTCATTGCCACATCACTGCTGATGATTGCTGAATTGTCGCTGATCAGTTTTGCGCCCAGCACCCAGCCGGAGTGGATCTTTTACCTGTTTCTGGCCAATCGCCTGCTCAGCGGTGCGTCGGAAGCCATGGGCAGCGGCGCGGATGAAGCTCTGGCCTACGACACGCTGGTGGCTGCCGGGCAAAAGGACTTGTGGCCCAAGGTGCTTGACGTGCAGCTCAAGGTGCAGCAGATCGGCTTTATCGTTGCCATGACACTGGGCGCGCTGGTCTATGACCCGGAGCTGCTCAACCGCATCGCCGGTTGGATCGGCATCAACGGCGAGCTGACGTTACGCAACACCATGCGCTATCCGTTGCTGCTCACGCTCGGCTCAGCCTTGGTCACACTGGTGCTGACCCTGAAGATGACCGAACCGCCCAATACTGATCAACCAGAGCAGCAGGGCTTTTTTGCCACAGCCTTTGCCACGACCCAGTTGATCATCGACAGCGCCAAGTGGATCTGGCACACGCCGTTTGCCCTCGGCATCATCCTGTTTACCATGCTGTTTGATCACATCATCCGTATGCTGTTGACCCTCAACAGCCAGTACTACCGCATGATCGACATTCCCGAGGCGCTATTCGGTGTGATCGGCTCGTCCATGTCGGTAATGGCTTATTTCATCCCGCCACTGGCGGTATATGCGGCAAGCCGCTTTCGTCCGGTGGTGAATCTGAGTTGGATGAGCGTGCTGATGATGATCGGTTGCGCGACGTTTGCCCTGTTTATCCCCTGGTACGGGGTGTTGCCCATGGCGCTGGTATTTGTGGTGTTTATGTTCAACATGTTTTTCGGCAGCCATTATCTCAATCAGGTCACGCCGTCCCACATGCGCGCCACGGTGCTGAGTTTTCGTGGCCTGAGTTTTAATCTGGCCTACGCTGGAATCAGCCTTGCCTACACGGGTGCCTATGCCTGGTTCAAACAACGCGCACCATCGACGTTGGATGAAGCACAACTGGAACGCCACACGTTCATGGTCACTTCGGAGCAATTTGTCTGGTATTTTGTTATGCTGTTGATTGTATTAATTGGTGTCGTGTTCATTGCGCAACGCACAGCTCGCCACAGAAACAACAACCCGCAAAGCTCATAA
- a CDS encoding nucleoside transporter C-terminal domain-containing protein, with protein MPFQPLLGLVVFILITWLISEQRRRFPVRLVIIGLVLQLILAALLFHVPWFQSLFLVLNKVVLALENATAAGTSMVFGYLGGGALPFQEPFPGSAYILAFRGLPLVLLISALSSLLFYWRVLPRIVQGCSWLLQKSLGIGGAEGLGVAANIFVGMVESPLIIRPYIQQMTRSELFTLMSCGMATIAGTVMVLYASILSSVLPDIMGHILTASLISAPASVVIAKIMVPEKDDTTHATMVPDSNVRSSMDALTQGTVQGVQLLINIVAIIIVMVALIALINSLLGVFFEGVTLQSVLGTLLAPVVWLLGVPWQEAPAAGALFGTKTVINEFVAYLNMTQLPEGTLSQRSLYIMTYALCGFANPGSLGIMIGGMGAMAPERRHEIVGLGVKSLLAGTLATSMTAAIAALMLPTL; from the coding sequence ATGCCCTTCCAACCTCTTCTCGGCCTCGTTGTGTTCATCCTCATCACCTGGCTGATCAGCGAACAGCGCCGCCGTTTTCCAGTGCGACTGGTCATCATCGGCCTGGTGCTGCAACTCATCCTCGCCGCCCTGCTCTTTCATGTGCCCTGGTTTCAAAGCCTGTTTCTGGTACTGAACAAAGTGGTACTGGCGTTGGAAAACGCCACGGCAGCCGGAACCAGCATGGTGTTCGGCTATCTGGGCGGTGGTGCGTTGCCGTTCCAAGAGCCTTTTCCCGGTAGTGCCTACATCCTCGCCTTTCGCGGTTTGCCGCTGGTGCTGCTGATCAGTGCGTTATCCTCGCTGCTGTTTTACTGGCGGGTGTTGCCGCGTATCGTGCAGGGCTGCTCGTGGCTGCTGCAAAAAAGCCTGGGCATTGGCGGAGCCGAAGGTCTGGGCGTGGCGGCGAATATCTTTGTCGGCATGGTGGAATCACCGTTGATCATCCGTCCGTACATTCAGCAGATGACACGCAGCGAGCTGTTTACTCTGATGAGCTGCGGCATGGCGACCATAGCCGGGACGGTGATGGTGCTCTACGCCAGCATTCTCAGCTCGGTGTTGCCGGACATCATGGGCCACATTCTCACCGCGTCGCTGATCAGCGCCCCAGCGTCGGTAGTGATTGCCAAGATCATGGTGCCGGAAAAGGACGACACCACCCATGCGACCATGGTGCCGGACAGCAATGTGCGTAGCAGTATGGATGCCCTCACCCAAGGTACGGTGCAAGGCGTGCAGTTGCTGATCAATATTGTGGCGATAATTATTGTCATGGTGGCGTTGATTGCCTTGATCAACAGCCTGCTTGGCGTCTTCTTTGAGGGAGTGACCTTGCAAAGCGTGCTTGGCACGCTGCTGGCTCCGGTGGTCTGGCTGTTGGGTGTGCCGTGGCAGGAAGCTCCGGCGGCAGGTGCGCTGTTTGGCACTAAGACGGTGATCAACGAGTTTGTCGCCTATCTGAATATGACCCAATTGCCGGAGGGCACCTTGAGCCAGCGCAGCCTGTACATCATGACCTATGCCCTGTGCGGCTTTGCCAACCCCGGCAGCCTTGGTATCATGATCGGCGGCATGGGTGCCATGGCCCCGGAGCGCCGTCATGAGATCGTCGGCCTCGGGGTGAAATCGTTGCTGGCCGGAACGCTGGCCACCAGCATGACCGCCGCTATTGCGGCCCTGATGTTGCCGACTCTATGA
- a CDS encoding STAS-like domain-containing protein, whose product MDNSKVSRNGNSISVIGPLLDFRRFLSEVHKSIMNAGYTDIVFDFSKCTSAFQSSMLAICAQTMRYTNEKILFELKMPEVSTLSNLFKNANWAHLIDSKNYMPSVFRGHTRIPATQYRTANEQQRAVNKIANTILGAIPDLKREDFAAFEWAINEITDNVLVHSNSPIGGLVQISTFQRKRKQVEFVVADAGLSIPQTLRDGRPEILSDTDALDKAIREGVTRDKSVGQGNGLFGSYQVCSESRGKFEINSSHGKLFYDESRGLHIANEVIPYSGTLVSATIDFSVPHLLENALKFDGKKYKPNDYVENHYETGGEGEICINLLNEAESFGSRVAGTPIRIKIKNMIRIEDVNQIIIDLDGISLISSSFADEVFAKLFLEIGPMEFMKKIKITNSMATVKSLIDKAITQRMSTGM is encoded by the coding sequence ATGGATAATTCAAAAGTTTCGAGAAACGGAAATTCAATATCGGTAATAGGGCCATTGCTTGACTTTAGAAGGTTTTTATCTGAAGTACATAAATCAATAATGAATGCAGGGTATACTGATATTGTTTTCGACTTTTCAAAATGTACATCAGCTTTTCAAAGTTCTATGCTTGCTATATGCGCGCAAACAATGAGATATACAAATGAAAAAATATTATTCGAACTAAAAATGCCAGAAGTATCTACTTTGTCAAATTTATTTAAAAATGCGAATTGGGCTCATTTGATAGATTCAAAAAACTATATGCCTTCTGTATTTCGTGGACATACTCGAATTCCAGCTACTCAATACAGAACTGCAAATGAACAACAAAGGGCAGTAAATAAAATTGCGAATACTATTTTAGGCGCTATTCCGGATTTGAAGCGAGAAGATTTTGCAGCATTTGAATGGGCAATTAACGAAATAACAGATAATGTTTTAGTGCATTCCAACTCACCAATTGGCGGTCTCGTGCAAATATCTACTTTCCAAAGAAAAAGAAAGCAAGTTGAATTTGTTGTAGCTGATGCAGGTCTTAGTATCCCACAAACTTTACGTGACGGTAGACCCGAAATTTTGTCTGACACAGATGCTCTAGATAAAGCAATTAGGGAGGGAGTTACCCGCGATAAATCTGTTGGACAAGGTAATGGACTCTTTGGAAGTTACCAAGTTTGTAGCGAGTCTAGAGGTAAATTTGAAATTAACTCAAGTCATGGAAAGTTATTTTATGATGAAAGTAGGGGGCTCCATATAGCAAATGAGGTAATTCCTTACTCAGGAACACTAGTGAGTGCAACTATTGATTTTTCCGTCCCGCATTTGTTGGAAAATGCTTTGAAATTCGATGGAAAAAAATATAAGCCAAATGATTATGTTGAAAATCATTATGAGACAGGGGGAGAAGGTGAGATCTGTATTAATTTGCTAAATGAGGCCGAATCCTTTGGAAGCAGAGTTGCAGGTACACCAATTAGAATAAAAATTAAAAATATGATTAGGATCGAAGATGTTAACCAAATTATTATTGACCTCGATGGAATATCACTTATTTCTAGTAGCTTTGCAGATGAGGTTTTCGCGAAATTGTTTTTAGAAATTGGCCCAATGGAATTTATGAAGAAAATTAAAATAACAAATTCTATGGCAACTGTTAAGAGTTTGATAGATAAGGCGATAACTCAAAGAATGTCTACTGGGATGTGA